Genomic DNA from bacterium:
GTGTATTTTCTACTGGGAAATAGCGTTTTTAAAAATATTTCATGTCTTGTTACAACACAGGGTACCACCCATATATAGTTTTCGTATTCAAAAAGTAAAATTTGCTGCTGTTTTCTAGTTGGATGCTTTTTAACAGCAAGTAAATGGCCTTGGATAAGCTCTTCAAACGATACTCCCCTGCTCTTTTTTAGCTTTTTGCTTTTTTCTAAATCCCAGTTTAACTCTCTCATTTTTCATCTTTAAAATTGTAATACATAATGTATATACAAGTCGAGGCCCAAATAGGCTCAATAGACACAAGC
This window encodes:
- a CDS encoding toxin; this translates as MRELNWDLEKSKKLKKSRGVSFEELIQGHLLAVKKHPTRKQQQILLFEYENYIWVVPCVVTRHEIFLKTLFPSRKYTKLWKEGKLNE